Proteins encoded within one genomic window of Haloplanus vescus:
- a CDS encoding aldehyde ferredoxin oxidoreductase family protein has product MADLPPVYGGQALHVHLDGETRVEDIDPADARRFLGGNGFAARAVHDHVPPAADPFDPENVVAFTVGPMNGTPFQSTSRGVVGFVSPQTNGFFDSTFGGTFPRAQKTTGFESIVLHGAAPELSYVHVDSEGARVEPAPDLAGLDTYETCAEVEERAAADADSDVHVIATGPAGENLVRFACLLHDSEMREGVAGRGGAGAVLGSKNVKAVVIEEGEFDPEVAADGDLRSLVGDRMGPLMAETEMLQEYGTSGLVNPINEMGKLGRRNNQVEQSGDEEAEAISGERLREEYVTEDTTCANCAVACGKHVTVEAEGVTDAKIPEFESLFGTATMTEVFDLDRVVKVNDLCDRLGMDTISFGVSVAFARECYEKGLLTDDDSPHLDFGDADGLVELARRVAHREGFGDRLAEGSFRLADSLDDEADEYLHGVKGLEFAAHSPRGLKGMSIGYATATRGGSHHDTRPTLQYDGEHDETTEGTPEFAARTQHFTALGDSLTQCRFVSEAGWGKRVTDRYRDAINAATGWDLSTEDVERIGERVYNLERLINVERGVARRETDTLSHRIMHEPIPDGPAEGMYCPPEELDAMLDEYYDFRGWDDDGIPTAERLDTLDMAELAD; this is encoded by the coding sequence GTGGCCGACCTTCCGCCCGTCTACGGTGGGCAGGCGCTCCACGTCCACCTCGACGGCGAGACGAGAGTCGAAGACATCGACCCCGCCGACGCGCGGCGCTTCCTCGGCGGCAACGGCTTCGCGGCACGGGCCGTCCACGACCACGTCCCGCCGGCGGCCGACCCGTTCGACCCCGAGAACGTCGTCGCCTTCACCGTCGGCCCGATGAACGGCACGCCCTTCCAGTCGACGAGTCGCGGCGTCGTCGGCTTCGTCAGCCCGCAGACGAACGGCTTCTTCGACAGCACCTTCGGGGGCACCTTCCCCCGCGCCCAGAAGACGACTGGCTTCGAGAGCATCGTCCTCCACGGCGCCGCCCCCGAACTCTCCTACGTCCACGTCGACAGCGAGGGCGCGCGCGTCGAACCCGCGCCGGACCTCGCTGGCCTCGACACCTACGAGACGTGTGCCGAAGTCGAGGAACGCGCCGCGGCCGACGCCGACAGCGACGTCCACGTCATCGCGACGGGGCCGGCGGGCGAGAACCTCGTTCGGTTTGCCTGTCTGCTCCACGATTCCGAGATGCGCGAGGGCGTCGCCGGCCGCGGCGGTGCCGGCGCCGTCCTCGGCTCGAAGAACGTCAAGGCCGTCGTAATCGAGGAGGGCGAGTTCGACCCCGAAGTCGCCGCCGACGGCGACCTGCGGAGCCTCGTGGGCGACCGCATGGGCCCGCTGATGGCGGAGACGGAGATGCTCCAAGAGTACGGCACGAGCGGCCTCGTCAACCCCATCAACGAGATGGGGAAACTCGGCCGGCGAAACAACCAGGTCGAGCAGTCCGGCGACGAGGAGGCCGAAGCCATCAGCGGCGAACGCCTCCGCGAGGAGTACGTCACCGAGGACACGACGTGTGCGAACTGCGCCGTCGCCTGCGGGAAACACGTCACCGTCGAGGCGGAGGGCGTCACCGACGCCAAGATTCCCGAGTTCGAGAGCCTCTTCGGCACGGCGACGATGACCGAGGTGTTCGACCTTGACCGCGTGGTCAAGGTCAACGACCTCTGTGACCGACTGGGGATGGACACCATCTCCTTCGGCGTCTCCGTCGCCTTCGCCCGCGAGTGCTACGAGAAGGGCCTCCTGACCGACGACGACTCCCCGCACCTCGACTTCGGCGACGCGGATGGCCTGGTCGAACTCGCGCGCCGCGTCGCCCACCGCGAGGGCTTCGGCGACCGACTCGCCGAGGGGTCGTTCCGTCTCGCCGACTCCCTCGACGACGAGGCCGACGAGTACCTCCACGGCGTCAAGGGACTGGAGTTCGCCGCTCACTCCCCGCGCGGCCTGAAGGGGATGAGCATCGGCTACGCCACCGCCACCCGCGGCGGCTCCCATCACGACACGCGACCGACGCTCCAGTACGACGGCGAACACGACGAGACGACCGAGGGGACGCCCGAATTCGCCGCCCGCACGCAACACTTCACCGCGCTGGGCGACTCGCTCACCCAGTGTCGGTTCGTGAGCGAGGCCGGGTGGGGCAAGCGCGTCACCGACCGCTACCGCGACGCCATCAACGCCGCGACGGGATGGGACCTCTCGACCGAGGACGTGGAACGCATCGGCGAACGCGTCTACAACCTCGAACGCCTCATCAACGTCGAACGCGGCGTCGCGCGCCGGGAGACGGACACCCTCTCCCATCGCATCATGCACGAACCCATCCCCGACGGCCCCGCGGAGGGGATGTACTGCCCGCCGGAGGAGCTCGACGCGATGCTCGACGAGTATTACGACTTCCGCGGGTGGGACGACGACGGCATCCCGACCGCCGAACGCCTCGACACCCTCGACATGGCGGAACTGGCGGACTGA
- a CDS encoding YqjF family protein, whose translation MVLPLAMGWRHLLFENWPVDPDVMDAHLPASLDADRYDGQAWLSVVPFTNVAVRPKGAPRALGIRLPEINVRTYVTRDGVPSVYFFSLDAQGLASVVGARLVHHLPYYYARISLDAVDGEIRFRSRRRHPGARPAHYAATYAPDGDAFDAPADPLAEFLVERYRFYTEAPDGSLRYTDVRHDPWTLYPAEATVATDTLVRADGFARPDADPVYYYSPGLDVVASRSRREEA comes from the coding sequence ATGGTCCTCCCCCTGGCGATGGGCTGGCGACACCTGCTGTTCGAGAACTGGCCCGTCGACCCCGACGTGATGGACGCGCATCTCCCGGCGTCGCTCGACGCCGACCGATACGACGGGCAGGCATGGCTCTCGGTCGTCCCCTTCACCAACGTCGCCGTGCGTCCGAAGGGAGCGCCTCGCGCCCTGGGGATTCGGTTGCCGGAGATCAACGTCCGGACGTACGTCACCCGCGACGGCGTCCCGAGCGTCTACTTCTTCAGCCTCGACGCGCAGGGCCTCGCCAGCGTCGTCGGCGCCCGCCTCGTCCACCACCTCCCCTACTACTACGCCCGAATCTCGCTCGACGCGGTGGACGGCGAAATTCGGTTCCGGAGTCGACGCCGCCATCCGGGCGCCCGCCCCGCCCACTACGCGGCCACCTACGCCCCCGACGGCGACGCCTTCGACGCACCGGCCGACCCCCTCGCCGAATTCCTCGTCGAGCGCTACCGGTTCTACACCGAGGCGCCCGACGGGTCGCTCCGCTACACCGACGTACGCCACGACCCGTGGACGCTCTACCCCGCCGAAGCCACCGTCGCGACCGATACGCTCGTTCGAGCCGACGGCTTCGCCCGCCCCGACGCGGACCCGGTGTACTACTACAGCCCCGGCCTCGACGTGGTGGCCTCCCGGAGTCGGCGCGAGGAGGCCTGA
- a CDS encoding efflux RND transporter permease subunit — protein MSLAEKIETATERLNTTIVDRPRAVVVVFLLLTGLFVGGLGSVQMSAGGLDAFTDDLPEQKALDQVDQNFEEPFRTDTETTTQLIRTNSNVLTKEALVRDARLLERVAERDDLRMESASGPAPSVAQQLDPSATTPAEYRRTLEGASPSEIRQAVRALESDSRFTGVVSNDFNPTSVSASTSITTVSHDFPESFGDDDLTAVQTDLQTIADDTPGDVRAFGSGTTETEISQSVQDSLLIVMPVVVLLLLFFLVVAYRDPIDVLLGLVALVMTIIWTFGFLGYSGIPFSQQMISVPVLLLAVGVDFGIHIINRYREETERGFEAVEAMREANAQLLIAFVIVTVTAVFGFGANVISDLTPIRNLGIASAVGIMFTFLIFGIFLPAAKLVTDEIRVRLGVPDFNSSPIASEDSVLGRVLAFPARVSRYAPTVIVLGLLLSGAVMGAYGAGVGTSFENEDFLPPEELPAYVTGLPEPFNPGEYTITSTINLLDDKFGSSQSSTVKIYARGNFEQDHALEALAAPNDDPPESLAVGPGGQAEAQSIVTVIESHANRNEDFAALVARNDRNDNGIPDQNLERIYDELFASAAGDRAKQYLTEDYRSAQIEYQTDADASQTEVTTGGTELADRLQFEATSTGSVVVRAAVMDRIFQSAIQGLALAVGLTAAFLVLIYGVLERKPLLGVVNVFPILIAIAFLLGTMRYMDITLNALTATILSISVGVGIAYSVHTTHRFIDEYDSATGAHEAMMVTLTGTGGALFGSMLTTALGTGALALAITPILGNFGVLIALSVTYSFLAAVVALPPAVLLWERFHQWDVDVLARFRPVSQ, from the coding sequence ATGTCTCTGGCCGAGAAGATTGAAACGGCGACAGAACGCCTCAACACGACCATCGTGGACCGCCCCCGTGCGGTCGTCGTCGTCTTTTTGCTGCTCACAGGTCTCTTCGTCGGCGGACTGGGCTCCGTCCAGATGAGTGCGGGAGGGCTCGACGCGTTCACAGACGACTTACCCGAACAGAAGGCCCTAGACCAAGTCGACCAGAACTTCGAGGAGCCGTTTCGAACGGACACCGAGACCACGACACAACTCATTCGGACGAACAGCAACGTCCTGACCAAAGAGGCACTCGTCCGTGACGCTCGCCTTCTCGAACGCGTCGCCGAACGCGACGACCTTCGGATGGAATCGGCGAGTGGGCCGGCTCCGAGTGTCGCACAGCAACTCGACCCGTCGGCGACCACGCCGGCAGAGTACCGGCGAACGCTCGAAGGCGCGAGTCCGTCCGAAATCAGACAGGCGGTTCGAGCGCTTGAAAGCGACTCCCGGTTTACCGGCGTCGTGTCGAACGACTTCAATCCGACGAGCGTCTCGGCGTCCACATCGATTACCACGGTTTCGCACGACTTCCCCGAGAGCTTCGGTGACGACGACCTGACTGCCGTCCAGACGGACCTTCAAACGATTGCCGACGACACGCCGGGCGACGTTCGTGCGTTCGGGTCTGGAACGACCGAAACGGAGATATCGCAGTCCGTGCAGGACTCGCTCCTCATCGTGATGCCCGTCGTAGTCCTGTTGTTGCTCTTCTTCTTGGTGGTGGCGTATCGCGACCCCATCGACGTGCTGTTGGGACTGGTCGCGCTCGTGATGACGATTATCTGGACGTTCGGATTCCTCGGGTATTCGGGGATTCCGTTCAGCCAGCAGATGATTTCGGTGCCGGTGTTGCTGCTCGCCGTCGGCGTCGACTTCGGCATCCACATCATCAACCGCTATCGAGAGGAGACGGAACGCGGGTTCGAAGCGGTCGAAGCGATGCGAGAAGCGAACGCCCAGCTCCTGATTGCGTTCGTCATCGTCACCGTGACGGCCGTGTTCGGCTTCGGTGCGAACGTCATCTCCGACCTGACGCCGATTCGGAACTTGGGCATCGCGTCGGCGGTCGGTATTATGTTCACGTTCCTCATCTTCGGGATATTTCTACCCGCCGCCAAGTTGGTGACCGACGAGATACGCGTCCGTCTCGGCGTTCCAGACTTCAACTCGTCGCCGATAGCGTCCGAGGACTCGGTGCTCGGCCGCGTGTTGGCGTTTCCGGCACGCGTGAGCCGATACGCGCCGACGGTAATCGTCCTAGGATTGCTCCTCTCGGGGGCCGTCATGGGTGCGTATGGCGCTGGCGTCGGCACCTCGTTCGAAAACGAGGACTTCCTGCCACCCGAAGAGCTCCCGGCCTACGTCACGGGATTACCCGAGCCGTTCAATCCAGGGGAGTATACGATTACGTCGACTATCAACTTGCTCGACGACAAATTCGGGAGCAGCCAGAGTAGTACGGTGAAGATATACGCCCGAGGAAACTTCGAGCAGGACCACGCGCTCGAAGCCCTCGCAGCCCCGAACGACGACCCCCCAGAATCACTCGCAGTCGGACCCGGTGGGCAAGCAGAGGCACAGAGCATCGTGACCGTCATCGAATCGCACGCGAATCGAAACGAGGACTTCGCGGCCTTAGTCGCTCGAAACGACCGGAACGACAACGGGATTCCCGACCAGAATCTCGAGCGAATTTACGACGAGCTGTTCGCGTCCGCGGCGGGTGACCGGGCCAAACAGTACCTGACGGAGGATTACCGGTCCGCCCAAATCGAATATCAGACCGACGCCGATGCCTCACAGACGGAAGTGACGACTGGCGGAACCGAATTAGCAGACAGGCTCCAGTTCGAAGCGACGTCCACGGGGAGCGTCGTCGTCCGTGCAGCGGTGATGGACCGTATCTTCCAGTCGGCGATTCAGGGACTCGCCCTCGCAGTCGGACTGACTGCGGCATTCCTCGTGCTCATCTACGGCGTCTTGGAACGGAAGCCACTGCTCGGCGTCGTCAACGTCTTCCCGATACTGATTGCCATCGCCTTCTTGCTCGGGACGATGCGATATATGGACATCACGCTGAATGCGCTGACGGCGACCATCCTCTCTATCTCCGTCGGGGTCGGTATCGCGTATTCGGTGCACACGACCCACCGGTTTATCGACGAGTACGATTCGGCGACGGGCGCACACGAAGCGATGATGGTGACACTGACCGGAACCGGTGGCGCCCTATTCGGGAGTATGCTGACGACCGCTCTGGGGACGGGTGCGCTCGCACTAGCCATCACCCCGATTCTCGGCAACTTCGGCGTGCTGATTGCGCTCAGTGTCACCTACTCGTTCTTGGCCGCGGTCGTCGCACTCCCGCCCGCGGTGTTGCTCTGGGAACGATTCCACCAGTGGGACGTCGATGTACTGGCGCGGTTCCGTCCAGTGAGTCAATAG
- a CDS encoding COG1361 family protein, translating to MTARGLTFEVDDGNAPVTVQTGQVSLGNFQTGSAEQTVSITVPKDAEPGTYRLPVEYEYSHTRHVRYGPSGPTEGSDTTRTETDSITIRIEEDARFEIVGTDATTQVGDDSDISFTLRNTGSEIASGASVTAESKSSSLTFESGDTSSTASVGDWEAGTNRTLTYNAALESGSAVRDYALDLVVDYDDIDGISRTADPLTTTVESTPAQSFAFSDVSSSLRVGEDGDIVGTLENTGSKPVRSVAIRPVNTSEAVIPSEDSTAVGSLDPGESTSFRVPFEITSEAVVGEKLLDVEVRYRDGEGDQRTYDKLDLPATIEPERDEFELAVSDRTITAGSSRVVTVEVTNNLDETVTDMEARLFADDPLSAGASDTSYIESLAPGESATLAFEVTAASAATAGSTYPISFDVRYTDSDGNTHLSDTFRKPLDAVEPQNTGGPPLPLVLGAGIVVVGGIVLLYRRRQ from the coding sequence ATGACCGCGCGGGGGCTTACGTTCGAAGTAGACGACGGGAACGCGCCGGTCACCGTCCAGACCGGACAGGTCTCTCTGGGCAACTTCCAGACGGGGAGCGCAGAACAGACAGTCTCCATCACGGTCCCGAAAGATGCCGAACCGGGAACGTACCGACTCCCGGTCGAGTACGAATATTCGCACACGCGTCACGTTCGCTACGGCCCCAGCGGACCCACGGAGGGCAGCGATACCACACGAACGGAGACGGACTCGATAACGATTCGAATCGAGGAAGACGCTCGGTTCGAAATCGTCGGCACAGACGCGACGACCCAAGTCGGCGACGACAGTGATATCTCGTTCACACTCAGGAACACCGGGTCGGAAATCGCGAGCGGTGCGAGTGTCACTGCGGAGTCGAAGAGCAGTTCCTTGACCTTCGAGTCCGGCGACACGTCCTCGACCGCATCCGTCGGTGACTGGGAAGCGGGAACGAATCGGACGCTGACGTACAATGCCGCGCTCGAATCTGGGTCGGCCGTGCGTGACTATGCGCTCGATTTGGTCGTGGACTACGACGATATCGACGGAATCAGTCGAACGGCCGACCCGCTCACGACCACCGTCGAGTCGACGCCCGCCCAATCGTTCGCCTTCTCGGACGTGTCCTCGTCACTCCGAGTGGGCGAAGACGGGGACATCGTCGGCACGCTCGAGAACACCGGCTCCAAACCGGTGCGGAGCGTGGCGATTCGCCCCGTCAATACGTCGGAGGCAGTCATCCCGAGCGAGGATTCCACCGCCGTCGGGTCGCTCGACCCTGGTGAATCCACGTCCTTCCGAGTACCGTTCGAGATTACGAGTGAAGCCGTGGTCGGGGAGAAATTACTCGACGTCGAGGTTCGGTATCGTGACGGCGAGGGCGACCAGCGGACCTACGACAAACTCGACCTCCCGGCGACTATCGAACCGGAGCGGGACGAGTTCGAACTCGCGGTGTCGGACCGAACGATTACCGCGGGCAGCTCACGAGTCGTCACGGTCGAAGTGACGAACAACCTCGACGAAACGGTGACCGATATGGAGGCACGGCTGTTCGCCGACGACCCCCTCAGCGCCGGTGCCTCGGACACGAGCTATATCGAGTCGTTAGCCCCTGGCGAGTCCGCGACGCTGGCGTTCGAGGTGACGGCAGCGTCCGCTGCGACGGCCGGAAGCACGTACCCGATTTCGTTCGACGTCCGGTATACGGATAGCGACGGTAACACCCACCTCTCGGATACGTTCAGGAAGCCACTCGACGCCGTCGAACCCCAGAACACCGGCGGACCACCCCTCCCACTCGTCCTCGGGGCGGGGATAGTCGTGGTCGGCGGTATCGTACTCCTCTACCGGAGGCGCCAGTAA
- a CDS encoding Lrp/AsnC family transcriptional regulator produces MADDIDDVDRAILHALQEDARNMSSGDIAERTGTSDSTVRKRIQRLESDGVIKGYSAAIDYQQSGYPLRMLLFCTASISERGDMIPNILDIDGVVSVQELVTGEQNLLVTVVGEEDSDITSVAQALLDMGLTVADEVLVRSHETKPFGEFASESDE; encoded by the coding sequence ATGGCCGACGACATCGACGACGTTGACCGTGCCATCCTACACGCCCTGCAGGAAGACGCGCGGAACATGTCCTCGGGCGACATCGCCGAGCGAACAGGCACCTCGGACAGCACGGTCCGCAAGCGCATCCAACGCCTCGAATCGGACGGCGTCATCAAGGGGTACAGCGCCGCCATCGACTACCAGCAGTCGGGCTACCCGCTCCGGATGCTCCTGTTCTGCACCGCCTCGATATCCGAACGGGGCGACATGATTCCGAATATCCTCGACATCGACGGCGTCGTCTCCGTTCAGGAGCTGGTCACGGGCGAACAGAACTTGCTGGTCACCGTCGTCGGCGAGGAAGACAGCGACATCACGTCCGTCGCACAGGCGCTGCTCGACATGGGCCTGACCGTCGCCGACGAGGTACTCGTCCGAAGCCACGAGACGAAACCGTTCGGCGAGTTCGCGTCAGAGTCGGACGAGTAG
- a CDS encoding ArsR/SmtB family transcription factor, translating into MTESVLSHEIYALLDDEYAREILKSTNTTEKSAKELSDECDASLPTIYRRTERLIDCGLLEERTQLGDEGHHYSVYKARIKRLTIELDNDELTLEIEEAPPETMADRFTDMWGDI; encoded by the coding sequence GTGACCGAGAGCGTTCTGTCGCACGAGATTTACGCTCTCCTCGACGACGAGTACGCTCGCGAAATCCTCAAGTCGACGAACACGACCGAGAAGTCGGCGAAAGAGCTGAGCGACGAGTGTGATGCGTCACTCCCGACGATTTACCGTCGGACCGAGCGACTCATCGACTGTGGGCTCCTCGAAGAACGCACCCAACTCGGCGACGAGGGCCACCACTACAGCGTCTACAAAGCGCGAATCAAACGCCTCACCATCGAATTAGACAATGACGAACTCACCCTCGAAATCGAAGAAGCACCGCCGGAGACTATGGCAGACCGATTCACCGATATGTGGGGTGATATCTGA
- a CDS encoding HFX_2341 family transcriptional regulator domain-containing protein, which translates to MNVAERVHVMPLGFEHDRIVEPAREYRADRVILLDWLADDLERPDYHDDVLADLEAAGIDIDCRECELFDLYDSIAVIAEIATAEVTPSDDADVGNDVYVNLATGSKITAIGGMIACMVTGDAQPYYVRAERYASGAEPVGYGMELAIDLPTYPMDRPDAQQIAILDRLVEEGPCSKRSLIRFGADRDLPFISDCDRPFDASGKPTKQSYARLRRHVVAPLSDRGFVTVESVGTTQQVEATDAGHNARRAFGYLLE; encoded by the coding sequence ATGAACGTCGCCGAGCGCGTCCACGTCATGCCGCTGGGGTTCGAACACGACCGCATCGTCGAACCAGCGCGGGAGTACCGGGCCGACCGCGTAATTCTCCTCGATTGGCTCGCCGACGACCTCGAACGTCCCGACTACCACGACGACGTGCTGGCCGACCTCGAAGCGGCCGGCATCGACATCGACTGCCGCGAGTGCGAACTGTTCGACCTGTACGACTCCATCGCGGTCATCGCCGAAATCGCGACGGCCGAAGTGACCCCCAGCGACGACGCCGACGTCGGCAACGACGTGTACGTGAACCTCGCGACGGGGAGCAAGATCACCGCCATCGGTGGCATGATCGCCTGCATGGTCACCGGCGACGCCCAACCCTACTACGTCCGCGCCGAGCGATACGCCTCGGGGGCGGAGCCGGTCGGCTACGGGATGGAACTCGCCATCGACCTCCCGACCTATCCCATGGACCGTCCCGACGCCCAGCAGATTGCCATCCTCGACCGCCTCGTCGAGGAGGGTCCGTGTTCGAAGCGGTCGCTCATCCGATTCGGTGCCGACCGCGACCTCCCCTTCATCAGCGACTGTGACCGCCCGTTCGACGCGTCGGGGAAGCCGACCAAGCAGTCCTACGCCCGCCTCCGACGCCACGTCGTGGCGCCGCTATCGGACCGCGGATTCGTCACCGTCGAATCCGTCGGCACGACTCAACAGGTCGAGGCCACCGACGCCGGCCACAACGCACGCCGTGCGTTCGGCTACCTCTTGGAGTAG
- the ubaA gene encoding SAMP-activating enzyme E1, which yields MSDLSLDATQLDRYSRHIIMDEVGPEGQKRLLDSSAVVVGAGGLGAPVIQYLAAAGVGTIGVVDDDVVERSNLQRQVIHRDADVGEPKVESAKQFVGALNPDVTVETYETRLDRDNADLLTDYDIVVDASDNFPTRYLVNDTCRLAGIPVSHGAIYKFEGQVTTLHPDGPCYRCLFREAPEPGTVPDCATTGVLGVLPGTVGCIQATEAVKVLLGAGDPLVGRLLFYDAMDMSFDTVPYTQDPDCPVCGDDPIDSIDDIEYVDGCAISAD from the coding sequence ATGAGCGACCTCTCGCTGGACGCCACGCAGTTGGACCGCTACTCGCGGCACATCATCATGGACGAAGTCGGTCCGGAGGGGCAGAAACGCCTGCTCGACTCCAGCGCCGTCGTTGTCGGGGCGGGCGGGCTTGGTGCGCCCGTCATCCAGTATCTTGCGGCCGCGGGCGTGGGAACCATCGGCGTCGTCGACGACGACGTGGTGGAGCGCTCGAACCTGCAACGCCAAGTGATTCACCGCGACGCCGACGTGGGCGAACCGAAAGTCGAGAGCGCGAAGCAGTTCGTCGGCGCGCTCAACCCCGACGTGACCGTCGAGACGTACGAGACACGACTCGACCGCGACAACGCCGACCTGCTGACCGACTACGATATCGTCGTCGACGCCTCCGACAACTTCCCGACGCGATATCTCGTCAACGACACCTGCCGACTCGCCGGCATCCCCGTCTCCCACGGCGCCATCTACAAGTTCGAGGGGCAGGTCACCACGCTCCACCCCGACGGCCCCTGCTATCGCTGCCTGTTCCGCGAGGCCCCCGAACCCGGGACTGTCCCCGACTGCGCGACAACGGGCGTCCTCGGCGTCCTCCCCGGCACCGTCGGCTGTATCCAGGCCACCGAGGCCGTGAAAGTCCTGCTCGGCGCGGGCGACCCGCTCGTCGGGCGCCTGCTCTTCTACGACGCGATGGACATGAGCTTCGACACGGTGCCCTACACCCAGGACCCCGACTGTCCCGTCTGTGGCGACGACCCCATCGACTCCATTGACGACATCGAGTACGTCGACGGCTGTGCCATCAGCGCCGACTGA
- a CDS encoding DMT family transporter: protein MTPYALLGLAIVAEVIGTTALKLSQGFSRPLPSIGVVVGYGVAFYALSLALEELPVGLVYATWAAIGIVAISVLGVVVFGEQVDVAGVVGIGLILVGVYVLNVVSGISAH, encoded by the coding sequence ATGACCCCCTACGCATTACTCGGCCTCGCAATCGTCGCCGAGGTCATCGGGACGACGGCACTCAAACTCTCGCAGGGATTCTCGCGCCCGCTCCCGAGTATCGGCGTGGTCGTCGGCTACGGGGTGGCGTTTTACGCCCTCTCGCTCGCACTGGAGGAGCTCCCGGTCGGCCTCGTCTACGCGACGTGGGCCGCCATCGGCATCGTCGCCATCTCCGTTCTCGGAGTCGTCGTCTTCGGCGAACAGGTCGACGTGGCCGGCGTCGTCGGCATCGGCCTCATCCTCGTCGGCGTCTACGTCCTCAACGTCGTCTCCGGCATCTCCGCCCACTGA
- a CDS encoding DUF7521 family protein, which yields MVVLQVNLATVPQFYFVLFVVVLVTIAMGSFVVYQAYQGYRRHGGRRMLFLAVGIGLITVVPPLLAITVASVGLRANFSLTIYTYHVPLAENIIKIIGLAFIIYSLALPSQSS from the coding sequence ATGGTCGTGCTTCAAGTTAACCTCGCTACCGTTCCGCAGTTCTACTTCGTCCTGTTCGTCGTGGTACTCGTCACGATTGCGATGGGGTCGTTCGTCGTGTACCAGGCCTATCAGGGATATCGTCGACACGGCGGGCGACGGATGCTGTTTCTGGCAGTCGGAATCGGACTCATCACGGTCGTTCCGCCGCTGTTGGCGATTACGGTCGCCTCCGTCGGCCTTCGAGCGAATTTCAGTCTTACAATCTACACCTATCACGTGCCGTTAGCCGAAAACATCATCAAAATAATCGGATTGGCGTTCATCATCTACTCGCTCGCGCTTCCGAGTCAGTCGTCGTAG